One Theropithecus gelada isolate Dixy chromosome 20, Tgel_1.0, whole genome shotgun sequence DNA segment encodes these proteins:
- the CDH16 gene encoding cadherin-16 isoform X3, protein MVPAWLWLLCISVPQALPEAQPAELSVEIPENYGGNFPLYLTKLLLPREGAEGQVMLSGDSGKAAQGPFAMDPDSGFLLVTRALDREEQAEYQLQVTLETQDRRVLWGPQPVLVRVKDENDQASGHQAIATVEVSIIESTWVPLEPIHLAENLKVLYPHHIAQVHWSGVDVHYRLESHPLGPFDVDAEGNLYVTRELDTEAQAEYMLQVWAQNSRGEDYAAPLELHVLVMDENDNVPVCPPRGPAVSIPELSPPGTEVTRLSAEDADAPGSPNSHIVYQLLSPESEDGVEGRAFQVDPTSGSVTLGALPLQAGQNILLLVLAMDLAGAEGGFSSTCEVEVEVTDINDHAPEFTTSQIGPISLPEDVEPGTLVAMLTATDADLEPAFRLMDFAIERGDMDGTFELDWEPDSGHVGLRLCKNLSYEAAPSHKVVVVVRSVAELVGPGPGPGATATVTVLVERVMPPPKLDQERYEASVPISAPAGSLLLTIQPSDPISRSLRFSLVNDSEGWLCIEKVSGEVHTTQSLQGAQPGDTYTVLVEAQDTDEPRLSTSVPLVIHFLKAPPAPALTPAPVPSRYLCTPRQDHGVIVSGPSKDSDLASGHGPYSFALGPNPTVQRDWRLQTLNGSHAYLTLALHWVEPREHIIPVVVSHNAQMWQLLVRVIVCRCNVEGQCMRKVGRMKGMPTKLSAVGILVGTLVAIGIFLILIFTHWTLSRKKDLNQPADSVPLKATV, encoded by the exons ATGGTCCCTGCCTGGCTGTGGCTGCTTTGCATCTCTGTCCCCCAG GCTCTCCCGGAGGCCCAGCCTGCAGAGCTGTCTGTGGAAATTCCAGAAAACTATGGTGGGAATTTCCCTTTATACCTGACCAAG CTGCTGCTGCCCCGTGAGGGGGCTGAAGGCCAGGTCATGCTGTCAGGGGACTCAGGCAAGGCAGCTCAGGGCCCATTTGCTATGGATCCAGATTCTGGCTTCCTGCTGGTGACCAGGGCCCTGGACCGAGAGGAGCAGGCAGAGTACCAGCTACAG GTCACCCTGGAGACACAGGATAGACGTGTTTTGTGGGGTCCACAGCCTGTGCTTGTGCGTGTGAAAGACGAGAATGACCAG GCCTCAGGCCACCAGGCCATTGCCACTGTGGAAGTCTCCATCATAGAGAGCACCTGGGTGCCCCTAGAGCCTATCCACCTGGCAGAGAATCTCAAAGTCCTATACCCGCACCACATTGCCCAG GTACACTGGAGTGGGGTTGATGTGCACTATCGCCTGGAGAGCCATCCCCTGGGACCGTTTGATGTGGATGCAGAGGGAAACCTCTACGTGACCAGAGAGCTGGACACAGaagcccaggctgag TACATGCTCCAGGTGTGGGCTCAGAATTCCCGTGGCGAGGATTATGCGGCCCCTCTGGAGCTGCATGTGCTGGTGATGGATGAGAATGACAACGTGCCTGTCTGCCCTCCACGTGGCCCCGCAGTCAGCATCCCTGAGCTCAGCCCCCCAG GTACTGAAGTGACTAGACTGTCAGCAGAGGATGCAGATGCCCCAGGCTCCCCCAATTCCCATATTGTGTATCAGCTCCTGAGCCCTGAGTCTGAGGATGGGGTAGAGGGGAGAGCCTTCCAGGTGGACCCCACTTCAGGCAGTGTGACACTGGGGGCACTCCCACTGCAAGCTGGCCAGAACATCCTGCTTTTGGTGCTGGCCATGGACCTGGCAGGCGCAGAGGGTG GCTTCAGCAGCACGTGTGAGGTAGAAGTCGAAGTCACAGACATCAATGATCACGCCCCTGAGTTCACCACTTCCCAG atTGGGCCTATAAGCCTCCCTGAGGATGTGGAGCCCGGGACTCTGGTGGCCATGCTCACAGCCACTGATGCTGACCTCGAGCCCGCCTTCCGCCTCATGGATTTTGCCATTGAGAGGGGGGACATGGACGGGACCTTTGAACTGGATTGGGAGCCAGACTCTGGGCATGTTGGACTCAGACTCTGCAAG AACCTCAGCTATGAGGCAGCTCCAAGTCacaaggtggtggtggtggtgcggAGTGTGGCAGAGCTGGtggggccaggcccaggccctggAGCCACGGCCACGGTGACTGTGCTGGTGGAGAGAGTGATGCCACCCCCCAAGTTGGACCAGGAACGCTACGAGGCCAGTGTCCCCATCAGTGCCCCAGCTGGCTCCCTCCTGCTGACTATCCAGCCCTCCGACCCCATCAGCCGATCCCTCAG GTTCTCCCTAGTCAATGACTCAGAGGGCTGGCTCTGCATTGAGAAGGTCTCCGGGGAGGTGCACACCACCCAGTCCCTGCAGGGCGCCCAGCCTGGGGACACCTACACAGTGCTCGTGGAGGCCCAGGATACAG ATGAGCCGAGACTGAGCACCTCTGTGCCCCTGGTGATCCACTTCCTGAAggcccctcctgccccagccctgacTCCCGCCCCTGTGCCCTCCCGATACCTCTGCACGCCCCGCCAGGACCACGGCGTGATCGTGAGTGGACCCAGCAAGGACTCCGATCTGGCCAGTGGACACGGTCCCTACAGCTTTGCCCTTGGCCCCAACCCCACGGTGCAACGGGATTGGCGCCTCCAGACTCTCAATG GTTCCCATGCCTACCTCACCTTGGCCCTGCACTGGGTGGAGCCGCGTGAACACATCATCCCCGTGGTGGTCAGCCACAATGCCCAGATGTGGCAGCTCCTGGTTCGAG tGATCGTGTGTCGCTGCAATGTGGAGGGGCAGTGCATGCGCAAGGTGGGCCGCATGAAGGGCATGCCCACGAAGCTGTCGGCAGTGGGCATCCTTGTAGGCACCCTGGTAGCAATAG GAATCTTCCTCATCCTCATCTTCACCCACTGGACCCTGTCAAGGAAGAAGGACCTGAATCAACCAGCAGACAGTGTGCCACTGAAGGCGACCGTCTGA
- the RRAD gene encoding GTP-binding protein RAD yields MTLNGGDSGAGGSRGGGRERERRRGSTPWGPAPPLHRRSMPVDERDLQAALAPGSLAAAAAGTGNQGPRLDWPEDSEDSLSSGGSDSDESVYKVLLLGAPGVGKSALARIFGGVEDGPEAEAAGHTYDRSIVVDGEEASLMVYDIWEQDGGRWLPGHCMAMGDAYVIVYSVTDKGSFEKASELRVQLRRARQTDDVPIILVGNKSDLVRSREVSVDEGRACAVVFDCKFIETSAALHHNVQALFEGVVRQIRLRRDSKEANARRQAGTRRRESLGKKAKRFLGRIVARNSRKMAFRAKSKSCHDLSVL; encoded by the exons ATGACCCTGAACGGCGGCGACAGCGGAGCGGGCGGGAGCCGCGGCGGGGGCCGGGAGCGCGAGCGCCGTCGGGGCAGCACGCCCTGGGGCCCAGCGCCGCCGCTGCACCGCCGCAGCATGCCGGTGGACGAGCGCGACCTGCAGGCGGCGCTGGCCCCCGGGTCCCTGGCGGCGGCTGCGGCCGGGACGGGGAATCAGGGTCCCAGGCTGGACTGGCCCGAGGACTCTGAGGACTCACTCAGCTCGGGGGGCAGCGACTCTGACGAGAGCGTTTACAAGGTGCTGCTGCTGGGGGCGCCCGGCGTGGGCAAGAGCGCCCTGGCGCGCATCTTCGGCGGTGTGGAGGATGGTCCCGAAGCAGAGGCAGCAG GGCACACCTATGATCGCTCCATTGTGGTGGACGGAGAAGAGGCATCACTCATGGTCTACGACATTTGGGAGCAG GACGGGGGCCGCTGGTTGCCCGGACACTGCATGGCCATGGGGGATGCCTATGTCATCGTGTACTCAGTGACGGACAAGGGCAGCTTCGAGAAGGCCTCAGAACTGCGGGTCCAGCTGCGGCGTGCACGGCAAACAGATGATGTGCCCATCATCCttgtgggcaacaagagcgaccTGGTGCGCTCTCGTGAAGTCTCGGTGGATG AGGGCCGGGCCTGCGCGGTGGTCTTTGACTGCAAGTTCATTGAGACATCAGCGGCATTGCACCACAATGTCCAGGCGCTGTTTGAAGGTGTCGTGCGCCAAATACGCCTGCGCAGGGACAGCAAAGAGGCCAACGCGCGACGGCAAGCAGGTACCCGGAGGCGAGAGAGCCTTGGCAAAAAGGCGAAGCGCTTCCTGGGCCGCATCGTAGCTCGTAACAGCCGCAAGATGGCCTTTCGCGCCAAGTCCAAGTCCTGCCACGACCTCTCGGTTCTCTAG
- the CDH16 gene encoding cadherin-16 isoform X1 — translation MVPAWLWLLCISVPQALPEAQPAELSVEIPENYGGNFPLYLTKLLLPREGAEGQVMLSGDSGKAAQGPFAMDPDSGFLLVTRALDREEQAEYQLQVTLETQDRRVLWGPQPVLVRVKDENDQVPHFSQAIYRAQLSQGTRPGIPFLFLEASDQDEPGTANSDLRFRILSQAPAQPFPDMFQLEPRQGALALSPKGSTSLDHALEKTYQLLVQVKDMGDQASGHQAIATVEVSIIESTWVPLEPIHLAENLKVLYPHHIAQVHWSGVDVHYRLESHPLGPFDVDAEGNLYVTRELDTEAQAEYMLQVWAQNSRGEDYAAPLELHVLVMDENDNVPVCPPRGPAVSIPELSPPGTEVTRLSAEDADAPGSPNSHIVYQLLSPESEDGVEGRAFQVDPTSGSVTLGALPLQAGQNILLLVLAMDLAGAEGGFSSTCEVEVEVTDINDHAPEFTTSQIGPISLPEDVEPGTLVAMLTATDADLEPAFRLMDFAIERGDMDGTFELDWEPDSGHVGLRLCKNLSYEAAPSHKVVVVVRSVAELVGPGPGPGATATVTVLVERVMPPPKLDQERYEASVPISAPAGSLLLTIQPSDPISRSLRFSLVNDSEGWLCIEKVSGEVHTTQSLQGAQPGDTYTVLVEAQDTDEPRLSTSVPLVIHFLKAPPAPALTPAPVPSRYLCTPRQDHGVIVSGPSKDSDLASGHGPYSFALGPNPTVQRDWRLQTLNGSHAYLTLALHWVEPREHIIPVVVSHNAQMWQLLVRVIVCRCNVEGQCMRKVGRMKGMPTKLSAVGILVGTLVAIGIFLILIFTHWTLSRKKDLNQPADSVPLKATV, via the exons ATGGTCCCTGCCTGGCTGTGGCTGCTTTGCATCTCTGTCCCCCAG GCTCTCCCGGAGGCCCAGCCTGCAGAGCTGTCTGTGGAAATTCCAGAAAACTATGGTGGGAATTTCCCTTTATACCTGACCAAG CTGCTGCTGCCCCGTGAGGGGGCTGAAGGCCAGGTCATGCTGTCAGGGGACTCAGGCAAGGCAGCTCAGGGCCCATTTGCTATGGATCCAGATTCTGGCTTCCTGCTGGTGACCAGGGCCCTGGACCGAGAGGAGCAGGCAGAGTACCAGCTACAG GTCACCCTGGAGACACAGGATAGACGTGTTTTGTGGGGTCCACAGCCTGTGCTTGTGCGTGTGAAAGACGAGAATGACCAGGTGCCCCATTTCTCTCAAGCCATCTACAGAGCTCAGCTGAGCCAGGGCACCAGGCCTG GcatccccttcctcttccttgaGGCTTCAGACCAGGATGAGCCAGGCACAGCCAACTCGGATCTTCGATTCCGCATCCTGAGCCAGGCTCCAGCCCAGCCTTTCCCAGACATGTTCCAGCTGGAGCCTCGGCAGGGGGCTCTGGCCCTCAGCCCCAAGG GGAGCACCAGCCTTGATCACGCCCTGGAGAAGACCTACCAGCTGTTGGTACAGGTCAAGGACATGGGCGACCAGGCCTCAGGCCACCAGGCCATTGCCACTGTGGAAGTCTCCATCATAGAGAGCACCTGGGTGCCCCTAGAGCCTATCCACCTGGCAGAGAATCTCAAAGTCCTATACCCGCACCACATTGCCCAG GTACACTGGAGTGGGGTTGATGTGCACTATCGCCTGGAGAGCCATCCCCTGGGACCGTTTGATGTGGATGCAGAGGGAAACCTCTACGTGACCAGAGAGCTGGACACAGaagcccaggctgag TACATGCTCCAGGTGTGGGCTCAGAATTCCCGTGGCGAGGATTATGCGGCCCCTCTGGAGCTGCATGTGCTGGTGATGGATGAGAATGACAACGTGCCTGTCTGCCCTCCACGTGGCCCCGCAGTCAGCATCCCTGAGCTCAGCCCCCCAG GTACTGAAGTGACTAGACTGTCAGCAGAGGATGCAGATGCCCCAGGCTCCCCCAATTCCCATATTGTGTATCAGCTCCTGAGCCCTGAGTCTGAGGATGGGGTAGAGGGGAGAGCCTTCCAGGTGGACCCCACTTCAGGCAGTGTGACACTGGGGGCACTCCCACTGCAAGCTGGCCAGAACATCCTGCTTTTGGTGCTGGCCATGGACCTGGCAGGCGCAGAGGGTG GCTTCAGCAGCACGTGTGAGGTAGAAGTCGAAGTCACAGACATCAATGATCACGCCCCTGAGTTCACCACTTCCCAG atTGGGCCTATAAGCCTCCCTGAGGATGTGGAGCCCGGGACTCTGGTGGCCATGCTCACAGCCACTGATGCTGACCTCGAGCCCGCCTTCCGCCTCATGGATTTTGCCATTGAGAGGGGGGACATGGACGGGACCTTTGAACTGGATTGGGAGCCAGACTCTGGGCATGTTGGACTCAGACTCTGCAAG AACCTCAGCTATGAGGCAGCTCCAAGTCacaaggtggtggtggtggtgcggAGTGTGGCAGAGCTGGtggggccaggcccaggccctggAGCCACGGCCACGGTGACTGTGCTGGTGGAGAGAGTGATGCCACCCCCCAAGTTGGACCAGGAACGCTACGAGGCCAGTGTCCCCATCAGTGCCCCAGCTGGCTCCCTCCTGCTGACTATCCAGCCCTCCGACCCCATCAGCCGATCCCTCAG GTTCTCCCTAGTCAATGACTCAGAGGGCTGGCTCTGCATTGAGAAGGTCTCCGGGGAGGTGCACACCACCCAGTCCCTGCAGGGCGCCCAGCCTGGGGACACCTACACAGTGCTCGTGGAGGCCCAGGATACAG ATGAGCCGAGACTGAGCACCTCTGTGCCCCTGGTGATCCACTTCCTGAAggcccctcctgccccagccctgacTCCCGCCCCTGTGCCCTCCCGATACCTCTGCACGCCCCGCCAGGACCACGGCGTGATCGTGAGTGGACCCAGCAAGGACTCCGATCTGGCCAGTGGACACGGTCCCTACAGCTTTGCCCTTGGCCCCAACCCCACGGTGCAACGGGATTGGCGCCTCCAGACTCTCAATG GTTCCCATGCCTACCTCACCTTGGCCCTGCACTGGGTGGAGCCGCGTGAACACATCATCCCCGTGGTGGTCAGCCACAATGCCCAGATGTGGCAGCTCCTGGTTCGAG tGATCGTGTGTCGCTGCAATGTGGAGGGGCAGTGCATGCGCAAGGTGGGCCGCATGAAGGGCATGCCCACGAAGCTGTCGGCAGTGGGCATCCTTGTAGGCACCCTGGTAGCAATAG GAATCTTCCTCATCCTCATCTTCACCCACTGGACCCTGTCAAGGAAGAAGGACCTGAATCAACCAGCAGACAGTGTGCCACTGAAGGCGACCGTCTGA
- the PDP2 gene encoding pyruvate dehydrogenase [acetyl-transferring]-phosphatase 2, mitochondrial, whose amino-acid sequence MSSTVSYWILNSTRNSIATLQGGRRLYSRYVSNRNKLKWRLFSRVPPTLNSSPCGGFTLCKAYRHTSTEEDDFHLQLSPEQINEVLRAGESAHKILDLESRVPNSVLRFESNQLAANSPVEDRRGVASCLQTNGLMFGIFDGHGGHACAQAVSERLFYYVAVSLMSHQTLEHMEGAMESMKPLLPILHWLKHPGDSIYKDVTSVHLDHLRVYWQELLDLHMEMGLSIEEALMYSFQRLDSDISLEIQAPLEDEVTRNLSLQVAFSGATACMAHVDGIHLHVANAGDCRAILGVQEDNGVWSCLPLTRDHNAWNQAELSRLKREHPESEDRTIIMEDRLLGVLIPCRAFGDVQLKWSKELQRSVLERGFNTEALNIYQFTPPHYYTPPYLTAEPEVTYHRLRPQDKFLVLASDGLWDMLSNEDVVRLVVGHLTEADQHKTDLAQRPANLGLMQSLLLQRKASGLHEADQNAATRLIRHAIGNNEYGEMEAERLAAMLTLPEDLARMYRDDITVTVVYFNSESIGAYYKGG is encoded by the coding sequence ATGTCAAGTACTGTGTCCTACTGGATCTTAAATTCTACAAGGAACAGCATTGCCACACTGCAAGGGGGCAGACGCTTATACTCCAGGTATGTCTCAAATAGGAATAAATTAAAATGGAGGCTCTTTTCCCGGGTGCCACCCACCCTAAACAGTTCCCCATGTGGTGGCTTCACTCTGTGCAAAGCCTACAGACACACATCAACAGAGGAAGATGATTTTCACTTGCAACTCAGCCCTGAGCAGATAAACGAAGTGCTTCGAGCTGGCGAATCAGCCCACAAGATTCTTGACCTTGAAAGTAGAGTTCCAAATTCAGTGTTGCGGTTTGAGAGCAATCAGCTGGCTGCCAATTCACCAGTGGAGGACCGGCGAGGTGTAGCCTCCTGCCTGCAAACCAATGGACTAATGTTTGGCATCTTCGATGGACATGGCGGTCATGCATGTGCCCAAGCAGTGAGTGAGAGGCTCTTCTACTATGTGGCAGTGTCCCTGATGTCCCACCAGACCCTGGAGCACATGGAGGGAGCTATGGAAAGCATGAAACCCTTGCTGCCCATCCTGCATTGGCTCAAGCACCCAGGGGACAGTATCTACAAGGATGTCACATCCGTGCATCTTGACCACCTCCGTGTCTATTGGCAGGAACTGCTTGACTTGCATATGGAAATGGGACTAAGCATTGAAGAAGCATTAATGTACTCCTTCCAGAGACTGGATTCTGACATCTCGCTGGAAATCCAGGCCCCTCTGGAAGATGAGGTGACAAGGAACCTGTCACTCCAGGTTGCTTTCTCTGGGGCAACAGCTTGCATGGCCCATGTTGATGGAATTCACTTGCACGTGGCAAATGCTGGTGACTGCCGAGCCATCCTTGGTGTCCAGGAGGACAATGGCGTGTGGTCTTGTCTGCCCCTTACCCGTGACCACAATGCCTGGAACCAGGCCGAGCTGTCCCGGCTAAAGAGGGAGCACCCTGAGTCAGAGGACAGGACAATCATCATGGAGGACAGGCTGCTGGGTGTCCTCATCCCCTGCAGGGCCTTTGGGGATGTTCAGCTGAAGTGGAGTAAAGAGTTGCAGCGCAGCGTTCTGGAGAGGGGCTTCAATACTGAGGCCCTCAACATTTACCAGTTCACACCCCCACACTACTACACTCCACCCTACCTGACTGCTGAGCCTGAGGTCACATACCACAGGCTGAGGCCCCAGGATAAGTTCCTTGTGCTGGCCTCAGATGGCCTGTGGGACATGCTGAGCAATGAGGACGTGGTAAGGCTGGTAGTAGGGCACCTGACTGAGGCAGATCAGCACAAGACAGACCTGGCCCAGAGACCCGCCAACTTGGGGCTCATGCAGAGCCTGCTGCTGCAGAGGAAAGCCAGCGGGCTCCACGAGGCTGACCAAAATGCAGCCACGCGGCTGATCAGACATGCAATCGGGAACAATGAGTatggggagatggaggcagagcgGCTGGCGGCGATGCTGACATTGCCAGAGGACTTGGCGAGGATGTACAGGGATGATATCACTGTCACTGTGGTATATTTTAACTCAGAATCAATCGGTGCATATTACAAGGGGGGTTAA
- the CDH16 gene encoding cadherin-16 isoform X2 yields MVPAWLWLLCISVPQALPEAQPAELSVEIPENYGGNFPLYLTKLLLPREGAEGQVMLSGDSGKAAQGPFAMDPDSGFLLVTRALDREEQAEYQLQVTLETQDRRVLWGPQPVLVRVKDENDQVPHFSQAIYRAQLSQGTRPGIPFLFLEASDQDEPGTANSDLRFRILSQAPAQPFPDMFQLEPRQGALALSPKGSTSLDHALEKTYQLLVQVKDMGDQASGHQAIATVEVSIIESTWVPLEPIHLAENLKVLYPHHIAQVHWSGVDVHYRLESHPLGPFDVDAEGNLYVTRELDTEAQAEYMLQVWAQNSRGEDYAAPLELHVLVMDENDNVPVCPPRGPAVSIPELSPPGTEVTRLSAEDADAPGSPNSHIVYQLLSPESEDGVEGRAFQVDPTSGSVTLGALPLQAGQNILLLVLAMDLAGAEGGFSSTCEVEVEVTDINDHAPEFTTSQIGPISLPEDVEPGTLVAMLTATDADLEPAFRLMDFAIERGDMDGTFELDWEPDSGHVGLRLCKNLSYEAAPSHKVVVVVRSVAELVGPGPGPGATATVTVLVERVMPPPKLDQERYEASVPISAPAGSLLLTIQPSDPISRSLRFSLVNDSEGWLCIEKVSGEVHTTQSLQGAQPGDTYTVLVEAQDTALTPAPVPSRYLCTPRQDHGVIVSGPSKDSDLASGHGPYSFALGPNPTVQRDWRLQTLNGSHAYLTLALHWVEPREHIIPVVVSHNAQMWQLLVRVIVCRCNVEGQCMRKVGRMKGMPTKLSAVGILVGTLVAIGIFLILIFTHWTLSRKKDLNQPADSVPLKATV; encoded by the exons ATGGTCCCTGCCTGGCTGTGGCTGCTTTGCATCTCTGTCCCCCAG GCTCTCCCGGAGGCCCAGCCTGCAGAGCTGTCTGTGGAAATTCCAGAAAACTATGGTGGGAATTTCCCTTTATACCTGACCAAG CTGCTGCTGCCCCGTGAGGGGGCTGAAGGCCAGGTCATGCTGTCAGGGGACTCAGGCAAGGCAGCTCAGGGCCCATTTGCTATGGATCCAGATTCTGGCTTCCTGCTGGTGACCAGGGCCCTGGACCGAGAGGAGCAGGCAGAGTACCAGCTACAG GTCACCCTGGAGACACAGGATAGACGTGTTTTGTGGGGTCCACAGCCTGTGCTTGTGCGTGTGAAAGACGAGAATGACCAGGTGCCCCATTTCTCTCAAGCCATCTACAGAGCTCAGCTGAGCCAGGGCACCAGGCCTG GcatccccttcctcttccttgaGGCTTCAGACCAGGATGAGCCAGGCACAGCCAACTCGGATCTTCGATTCCGCATCCTGAGCCAGGCTCCAGCCCAGCCTTTCCCAGACATGTTCCAGCTGGAGCCTCGGCAGGGGGCTCTGGCCCTCAGCCCCAAGG GGAGCACCAGCCTTGATCACGCCCTGGAGAAGACCTACCAGCTGTTGGTACAGGTCAAGGACATGGGCGACCAGGCCTCAGGCCACCAGGCCATTGCCACTGTGGAAGTCTCCATCATAGAGAGCACCTGGGTGCCCCTAGAGCCTATCCACCTGGCAGAGAATCTCAAAGTCCTATACCCGCACCACATTGCCCAG GTACACTGGAGTGGGGTTGATGTGCACTATCGCCTGGAGAGCCATCCCCTGGGACCGTTTGATGTGGATGCAGAGGGAAACCTCTACGTGACCAGAGAGCTGGACACAGaagcccaggctgag TACATGCTCCAGGTGTGGGCTCAGAATTCCCGTGGCGAGGATTATGCGGCCCCTCTGGAGCTGCATGTGCTGGTGATGGATGAGAATGACAACGTGCCTGTCTGCCCTCCACGTGGCCCCGCAGTCAGCATCCCTGAGCTCAGCCCCCCAG GTACTGAAGTGACTAGACTGTCAGCAGAGGATGCAGATGCCCCAGGCTCCCCCAATTCCCATATTGTGTATCAGCTCCTGAGCCCTGAGTCTGAGGATGGGGTAGAGGGGAGAGCCTTCCAGGTGGACCCCACTTCAGGCAGTGTGACACTGGGGGCACTCCCACTGCAAGCTGGCCAGAACATCCTGCTTTTGGTGCTGGCCATGGACCTGGCAGGCGCAGAGGGTG GCTTCAGCAGCACGTGTGAGGTAGAAGTCGAAGTCACAGACATCAATGATCACGCCCCTGAGTTCACCACTTCCCAG atTGGGCCTATAAGCCTCCCTGAGGATGTGGAGCCCGGGACTCTGGTGGCCATGCTCACAGCCACTGATGCTGACCTCGAGCCCGCCTTCCGCCTCATGGATTTTGCCATTGAGAGGGGGGACATGGACGGGACCTTTGAACTGGATTGGGAGCCAGACTCTGGGCATGTTGGACTCAGACTCTGCAAG AACCTCAGCTATGAGGCAGCTCCAAGTCacaaggtggtggtggtggtgcggAGTGTGGCAGAGCTGGtggggccaggcccaggccctggAGCCACGGCCACGGTGACTGTGCTGGTGGAGAGAGTGATGCCACCCCCCAAGTTGGACCAGGAACGCTACGAGGCCAGTGTCCCCATCAGTGCCCCAGCTGGCTCCCTCCTGCTGACTATCCAGCCCTCCGACCCCATCAGCCGATCCCTCAG GTTCTCCCTAGTCAATGACTCAGAGGGCTGGCTCTGCATTGAGAAGGTCTCCGGGGAGGTGCACACCACCCAGTCCCTGCAGGGCGCCCAGCCTGGGGACACCTACACAGTGCTCGTGGAGGCCCAGGATACAG ccctgacTCCCGCCCCTGTGCCCTCCCGATACCTCTGCACGCCCCGCCAGGACCACGGCGTGATCGTGAGTGGACCCAGCAAGGACTCCGATCTGGCCAGTGGACACGGTCCCTACAGCTTTGCCCTTGGCCCCAACCCCACGGTGCAACGGGATTGGCGCCTCCAGACTCTCAATG GTTCCCATGCCTACCTCACCTTGGCCCTGCACTGGGTGGAGCCGCGTGAACACATCATCCCCGTGGTGGTCAGCCACAATGCCCAGATGTGGCAGCTCCTGGTTCGAG tGATCGTGTGTCGCTGCAATGTGGAGGGGCAGTGCATGCGCAAGGTGGGCCGCATGAAGGGCATGCCCACGAAGCTGTCGGCAGTGGGCATCCTTGTAGGCACCCTGGTAGCAATAG GAATCTTCCTCATCCTCATCTTCACCCACTGGACCCTGTCAAGGAAGAAGGACCTGAATCAACCAGCAGACAGTGTGCCACTGAAGGCGACCGTCTGA